One part of the Acidimicrobiales bacterium genome encodes these proteins:
- the pheA gene encoding prephenate dehydratase, with protein MTGAVSPQATIGFLGPSGTFTEEALRSDSGLAPAKRLPLPSFIHVLSAVSDGDVDYGFVAIENSIEGTVSIAMDQLVFERDLIIVGEVVLPVTQNLLVVPGTGLGGIERVVSFPHATGQCRTWLTENLPDVEEIAATSTAEAVRHVGEERDPRSAAIGTVLAAELYGLDVLAPGIQDHIDNSTRFVLVARPEKGIPAATGHDKTSVVCFQSSDHPGSLHGILGQFSARDLNLVKLESRPTKKALGEYCFIIDFEGHVGEEVVADCLRDLHASLRKLKFLGSYPAAGEHGAARRRHADRAWRAADRWIDELRSTVLPTSKEEHP; from the coding sequence ATGACCGGTGCCGTCTCCCCGCAGGCCACGATCGGCTTCCTGGGGCCGTCGGGGACCTTTACCGAGGAGGCGCTCCGAAGTGATTCCGGCCTGGCACCGGCCAAGCGACTTCCGCTGCCGTCCTTCATCCACGTTCTGTCGGCGGTGAGCGACGGCGACGTCGACTACGGATTCGTGGCGATCGAGAACTCCATAGAGGGAACGGTGTCGATCGCCATGGACCAACTCGTGTTCGAGCGGGACCTGATCATCGTCGGCGAAGTGGTCCTGCCGGTGACCCAGAACCTGCTCGTGGTGCCAGGCACCGGGCTCGGTGGCATCGAGCGGGTGGTGTCGTTCCCCCACGCGACCGGTCAGTGCCGGACCTGGCTCACCGAAAACCTCCCCGATGTAGAGGAGATCGCCGCCACGTCGACCGCGGAGGCGGTGCGCCATGTCGGGGAGGAGCGTGATCCTCGATCGGCCGCAATCGGAACGGTGCTCGCCGCGGAGCTCTACGGGCTGGATGTGCTGGCCCCGGGAATCCAGGACCACATCGACAACTCGACCCGCTTCGTCCTGGTGGCCCGACCCGAAAAGGGGATACCGGCTGCGACGGGGCACGACAAGACGAGCGTGGTGTGTTTTCAGTCGTCCGATCATCCGGGCAGCCTTCACGGGATACTCGGCCAGTTCTCGGCACGGGATCTGAACCTCGTGAAGCTGGAGTCGAGACCGACCAAGAAGGCACTCGGTGAGTATTGCTTCATCATCGACTTCGAGGGCCATGTCGGCGAAGAGGTCGTGGCGGACTGTCTGAGGGACCTTCACGCAAGCTTGAGGAAGCTGAAGTTCCTCGGCTCGTACCCAGCCGCCGGTGAGCACGGAGCGGCGCGCCGCCGGCACGCCGACCGGGCCTGGCGCGCCGCGGACCGCTGGATCGACGAACTTCGATCGACCGTACTCCCAACATCCAAGGAGGAACACCCGTGA